The Carassius auratus strain Wakin chromosome 40, ASM336829v1, whole genome shotgun sequence genome has a segment encoding these proteins:
- the LOC113058387 gene encoding 52 kDa repressor of the inhibitor of the protein kinase-like, with translation MPNFCAAPNCTRKSTQSDLAFFRFPRDPERCRLWVENCRRADLEEKTPDQLNKHYRLCAKHFEPAMICKTSPYRTVLRDTAIPTIFDLTSHLSNPHSRHRKRIKVLTDEEVRKIKERRLESSIEQLLSKKDCDAQDDSEKADAIPQLTPEQKDLREFLRSSFEVMVLIGRQHFPFSNAREDEMRSKEEERHLTNSNFQALIENRINAGDEYLRRRFEAAAVNEEYCSVIQQRQLLEVCERFVREEILQQVRECRFFSIITGALVKFPEGEHLPIFLRFVDQANTLREEFIEFLSFEGEEVTVAERLETQLTKGWGLSMEHCRGQAHVGSGILGTKMKVIAGQLKEKYPMAVITPTSTCALNVHLANGMPLTGVQDVMSILKKTNAFFKASPLLQSELDNAISILCQGNIEKENILKEDSRSTWTDLHNVFEMAVDLMEALLLCMDSIHDNEDLKWNDQITSDAYAIAEALADFEFIVTLVILKNALSFTRAFGKNLQGETIDVFFAANSLTAVLHSLHEVLDNLEVYHEFWFEEAVSLATAMEIPVKVPRLFLRKQQVLETMEIQAESFFKEYLTLPVMEYITQEVKDVFSENQLKALKCLSLVPAVMGQMRFNTSEETHADIYRSDLPHPDTLPAELHCWRIKWKHRGKEVSLPCTIHKTLQHSDVKFFPNVNAFLKILATLPVLKLDGNHCETAQRRLQAYLTDTTVNQRCKNLAVLNINYHIKTDLEEMVQCYLKTYPEESESD, from the exons ATGCCAAATTTCTGTGCCGCTCCGAACTGTACCAGGAAAAGCACACAGTCCGATTTAGCTTTCTTTAGGTTTCCGAGGGACCCGGAGAG ATGTAGGTTGTGGGTGGAGAACTGTCGCCGGGCAGATCTGGAGGAGAAAACTCCGGATCAGCTGAACAAGCACTACCGACTGTGTGCCAAGCACTTTGAACCAGCCATGATATGCAAAACT AGCCCTTACAGGACAGTACTAAGGGACACTGCTATTCCCACGATTTTTGATTTAACCAGCCACCTCAGCAATCCTCACAGCAGACATCGCAAACGCATCAAAGTTctg ACAGATGAAGAGGTTCGGAAAATCAAAGAAAGAAGAT TGGAGTCTTCAATTGAACAGCTGCTCTCAAAAAAAGACTGTGATGCTCAGGATGACAGCGAGAAAGCCGACGCCATCCCTCAGCTGACGCCTGAGCAAAAAGACCTGAGAGAGTTCTTAAGGTCTTCCTTTGAAGTCATGGTTTTGATAGGAAGGCAGCACTTTCCATTCAGTAATGCAAGAGAAGATGAGATGCGCTCTAAGGAGGAGGAACGGCATTTGACTAATAGTAACTTTCAAGCGCTAATTGAGAACCGTATCAATGCAGGTGATGAATATCTTCGGAGGAGGTTTGAGGCAGCGGCTGTTAATGAGGAATATTGTTCGGTCATCCAGCAGAGGCAGCTGCTGGAGGTTTGCGAGAGATTTGTCCGTGAAGAGATCCTTCAGCAAGTCCGAGAATGCCGCTTCTTTTCCATCATCACAGGGGCGTTAGTAAAGTTCCCAGAAGGAGAGCACCTTCCCATATTCCTGCGCTTTGTAGACCAGGCAAACACTCTTAGAGAGGAATTCATAGAGTTCCTCTCGTTTGAAGGAGAGGAGGTCACCGTTGCTGAGAGATTGGAGACTCAGTTGACGAAGGGATGGGGCTTGAGTATGGAGCACTGCAGAGGACAAGCGCATGTGGGATCTGGTATACTTGGCACCAAGATGAAGGTCATCGCTGGCCAACTCAAGGAGAAATATCCCATGGCGGTGATCACGCCCACTTCCACCTGTGCACTCAATGTTCATCTTGCTAACGGCATGCCACTGACTGGAGTGCAAGATGTGATGTCCATTCTGAAGAAGACGAATGCGTTTTTTAAAGCATCTCCGTTGCTGCAGAGTGAACTTGATAATGCTATCTCCATCCTGTGTCAGGGAAAcatagaaaaagaaaacattctcaAAGAGGACTCGCGTTCAACTTGGACTGATCTTCATAATGTGTTTGAGATGGCCGTCGATTTGATGGAGGCGCTTCTGCTGTGCATGGACAGCATACACGACAATGAGGATCTGAAGTGGAATGACCAAATCACCAGTGACGCTTACGCCATTGCTGAGGCCTTGGCGGACTTTGAGTTCATTGTGACGTtggttattttgaagaatgcattGTCTTTTACCAGAGCTTTTGGTAAGAACCTACAAGGAGAAACCATTGATGTGTTTTTCGCGGCCAACAGCTTAACAGCTGTACTTCATTCATTGCACGAGGTATTGGACAATCTTGAAGTGTACCATGAATTCTGGTTTGAAGAGGCAGTCAGTTTGGCGACTGCAATGGAGATCCCAGTGAAAGTCCCGAGGTTGTTCCTTCGGAAGCAACAGGTGCTGGAGACCATGGAAATACAGGCGGAGTCGTTCTTTAAGGAGTATCTTACTCTGCCGGTTATGGAGTACATCACGCAGGAGGTCAAGGACGTCTTCTCTGAGAATCAACTCAAGGCGCTCAAGTGCTTGTCTCTCGTCCCTGCAGTCATGGGCCAAATGAGGTTTAATACTTCCGAGGAGACCCATGCCGACATTTACAGGAGTGATTTGCCCCATCCAGACACACTGCCCGCTGAACTACATTGTTGGAGGATAAAATGGAAACACAGAGGGAAGGAAGTAAGCTTGCCATGCACCATTCACAAAACCCTTCAGCACTCTGATGTCAAGTTCTTCCCtaatgttaatgcatttttgaaaatattagcCACGTTGCCAGTGCTGAAGCTAGATGGGAATCACTGTGAAACCGCCCAACGACGCTTACAAGCTTACCTCACAGACACCACGGTAAACCAAAGATGTAAGAATCTGGCTGTGCTGAATATCAATTATCATATAAAAACAGACCTGGAAGAAATGGTTCAGTGTTATTTAAAAACTTACCCAGAAGAAAGTGAGAGTGATTaa